The proteins below come from a single Balaenoptera acutorostrata chromosome 2, mBalAcu1.1, whole genome shotgun sequence genomic window:
- the NKD2 gene encoding protein naked cuticle homolog 2 isoform X2, giving the protein MGKFQSKHGDSFVVSAYLGGRRGTEEAERRGCVEHGTRDKQELPGGDPKEGPFRDDPCPLEVALPPEKAEGREGPGQLFSTDDGERAASREGPRGPGRRRLNVDALQCDVSVEEDNRQEWTFTLYGFDNSGKATREDMSSLMHTIYEVVDASVNHSSGSSKTLRVKLTVSPEPSSKRKEGPPAGQDREPTRCRMEAELPEDPRVADKRLSTHIRRPTADPHPCSERGPYCVDENTERRNHYLDLAGIENYASKFGPGSPPAQARQEPPARAAHPQGRSRSQESDAHAAHHRRCLGLAEPALLAAEPVPRALDLPPRPKGPERPFLRSPQGSGRPPGAPGGGRPGRAFSFHPPAPQAQAPPQDGHHVPQSLPPPYGHRRCRQRGREGHSPLKAAPGQPAALEHEAVRELPPALPGEAYAVPTVQRHEHHHHHEHHHHHHHHHHPA; this is encoded by the exons GAGCTGCCTGGCGGGGACCCCAAGGAAGGACCTTTCCGGGacgacccgtgtcccctggagg TGGCCCTGCCACCGGAGAAGGCCGAGGGCCGAGAGGGCCCGGGACAGCTCTTCAGCACAGACGATGGAGAAAGGGCAGCGAGCCGCGAGGGCCCCCGCGGGCCGGGCAGGCGGCGCCTGAACGTGGAC GCGCTCCAGTGTGACGTCTCCGTGGAGGAGGACAACCGGCAGGAGTGGACGTTCACGCTCTACGGCTTCGACAACAGTGGCAAGGCCACCCGAGAG GACATGTCCAGTCTGATGCACACCATCTACGAGGTTGTCGATGCCTCAGTCAACCACTCCTCGGGCAGCAGCAAGACCCTCCGAGTGAAGCTGACTGTCAGCCCTGAGCCCTCCAGCAAGAGGAAGGAAGGCCCCCCCGCCGGCCAGG ACCGGGAGCCCACTCGATGCAGGATGGAGGCGGAGCTGCCCGAGGACCCCCGGGTGGCCGACAAGAGGCTGTCCACGCACATCAG GAGGCCCACCGCcgacccccacccctgctctgagCGGGGGCCGTACTGCGTGGACGAGAACACGGAGCGGAGAAACCACTACCTGGACTTGGCAGGAATTGAGAACTACGCGTCTAAGTTCGGACCAG GGTCCCCCCCGGCGCAGGCCAGGCAGGAGCCCCCGGCCAGGGCCGCGCACCCGCAGGGCCGGTCCCGCTCCCAGGAGTCGGACGCGCACGCCGCGCACCATCGCCGCTGCCTGGGGCTGGCTGAGCCCGCCCTGCTGGCCGCTGAGCCCGTGCCCCGGGCCCTGGACCTGCCGCCCCGGCCGAAGGGGCCGGAGAGGCCGTTCTTGAGGTCCCCCCAGGGCTCGGGGCGGCCGCCTGGGGCCCCCGGCGGGGGCAGGCCCGGGAGAGCCTTCAGCTTCCACCCGCCGGCCCCCcaagcccaggccccgccccaggaCGGTCACCATGTCCCGcagtccctgcccccaccctacGGCCACAGGCGGTGCCGGCAGAGGGGCCGGGAGGGCCACTCGCCGCTCAAGGCCGCGCCGGGCCAGCCCGCGGCGCTGGAGCACGAGGCGGTGCGGGAGCTGCCCCCCGCGCTGCCGGGCGAGGCCTACGCGGTGCCGACGGTCCAGCGCCAcgagcaccaccaccaccacgagcaccaccaccaccaccaccaccaccaccacccggcCTAG